In one window of Myotis daubentonii chromosome 13, mMyoDau2.1, whole genome shotgun sequence DNA:
- the PDCD11 gene encoding protein RRP5 homolog isoform X2: MATMEESFPRGGTRKTHKSEIAPQQSVEQDNLFDISTEEESIKRKKSQKGPAKTKKLKIEKRESSKSIEEKFEILSIESLCEGMRILGCVKEVNELELVISLPNGLQGFVQVTEISDAYTKKLNEQVEQEEPLKDLASLPELFSPGMLVRCVVSSLGITEKGKKSVKLSLNPQNVNKVLSAEALKPGMLLTGTVSSLEDHGYLVDIGVGGARAFLPLQKAQEYIRQKNKGAKLKVGQYLHCVIKEVKGNGGVVSLSVGHSEVSTAIAAEEQSWTLNNLLPGLVVKAQVQKVTPLGLTLNFLSFFTGLVDFMHLEPKKAGTYFSNQAVRACVLCVHPRTRAVRLSLRPVFLQPGRPLTQLSCQHLGAVLDDVPVQGFFSKAGATFRLKDGSLAYARLNHLSDSKKTFNPEAFKPGNTHKCRIINYSQMDELALLSLRTSIIEAQFLGYHDIKPGALVKGTVLTIKPYGMLVKVSEQIRGLVPPMHLADIPMKNPEKKYHIGDEVTCRVLLCDPEAKKLMMTLKKTLVESKLPAITCYDNTKPGLQTHGFILRVKDYGCIVKFYNDVQGLVPRHELSAEYVPDPEKVFYTGQVVKVAVLNCEPSKERMLLSFRLLSDPKKEHVGQSQKKRKAVNAGQLVDVKVLEKTKDGLEVTVLPHNIPAFLPTSHLSDHVANGPLLHHWLQAGDTLHRVLCLSQSEGHVLLCRKPALVSTVEGGQDPKTFSEIHPGMLLIGFVKSIKDYGVFVQFPSGLSGLAPKAIMSDKFVTSTSDHFVEGQTVVAKVTNVDEEKQRMLLSLRLSDCTLGDLATTSLLLLSQCLEERQGVRSLMSNRDSVLIQTLAEMTPGMVLDLEVQEVLEDGSVLFSEGPVPGLVLRASKYHRAGQEVESGQKKKAVILNVDMLKLEVHVSLCHDLVNRKAKKLKKGSEHQAIVQHLEESFAVASLVETGHLAAFSLTSHLNDTFRFDSEKLQVGQGVSLTLKTTEPGVTGLLLAVEGPAAKRTMRQTRKDSETVDEDDEGDPSMVVGSKKKHTLSIGDMVTGTVKSIKPTHVVVTLENGITGCIHASHILDDVPEGTSPTARLKVGKKVTARVIGGRDVKTSKFLPISHPRFIRTIPELSVRPSVLEKDGHAALNTHSVSPLEKIKQYQAGQTVTCFLKKYNVIKKWLEVEIAPDIRGRIPMLLISLSFKVLKHPDKKFQIGQALKATVVGPDSSKAFLCLSLIGPHKLEKGEVAMGRVVKVTPNKGLTVSFPFGRIGSVSIFHVSDSYSEAPLEDFTPEKIVRCYVLSTADEVLTLSLRSSRTNPETKSKVPDPEINSIQDVQEGQLLKGYVKSVQPHGVLLGLGPSVVGLAQYPRVSQHSPSEKALYERYLPEGKLLTAKVLSVNHQKNLVELSFLPSDTGKPDVFPASPGLSPLKQGEKQVEVEERDHKGKEGKEKKKKNQKRREQRNQKGQEEAQLPSKEKKEPQKPPAEKQGKRPHRGSASEQEGANKKQKKAEEDDSGVEVYYREGEEEMEEISVLPKGTQTRPAEVPRLQLSSGFVWDVGLESLTPALPPRRESSDSEEDEKPQQTTKKKSKKERELEKQKAEKELSRMEEALMDPGRQPESADDFDRLVLSSPNSSILWLQYMAFHLQATEIEKARAVAERALKTISFREEQEKLNVWVALLNLENMYGSQESLTKVFERAVQYNEPLKVFLQLADIYTKSEKFQEAGELYNRMLKRFRQEKAVWVKYGAFLLRRGQAGASHRVMQRALECLPQKEHVDVISKFAQLEFQLGDAERAKAIFENTLSTYPKRTDVWSVYIDMTIKHGSQKEVRDIFERVIHLSLAPKRMKFFFKRYLDYEKQHGTEKDVQAVKAKALDYVEAKSSVLED, translated from the exons ATGGCAACCATGGAAGAAAGCTTCCCCCGTGGGGGTACAAGGAAGACCCACAAATCAGAGATAGCGCCCCAGCAGTCAGTTGAACAAGACAACTTGTTTGAT ATTTCTACTGAAGAGGAAtccatcaaaaggaaaaaaagccagAAAGGgccagcaaaaacaaaaaagttgaaaattgaaaagagagaaagcagcAAGTCTATAGAAGAGAAGTTTGAAATCCTTAGTATTGAG TCCCTGTGTGAGGGGATGCGGATTTTGGGGTGTGTGAAAGAGGTAAATGAACTGGAACTGGTGATTAGTCTCCCCAATGGTCTCCAGGGGTTCGTGCAAGTAACTGAGATCAGTGATGCTTACACAAAAAAACTGAATGAGCAGGTGGAGCAAGAGGAACCTCTAAAG GACCTGGCCAGCTTGCCTGAACTGTTCTCTCCTGGGATGCTAGTGAGATGTGTGGTGAGCAGTCTGGGCATCacagagaaaggcaaaaaaaGTGTCAAGCTATCTCTGAACCCCCAAAATGTCAACAAAGTGCTGAGTGCGGAGGCCCTGAAGCCTGGCATG TTGCTCACAGGCACTGTGTCTAGTCTAGAAGACCATGGCTACCTAGTGGACATTGGTGTTGGTGGGGCCAGAGCTTTCCTGCCACTGCAAAAAGCCCAGGAGTATATCAGACAGAAGAACAAAG GTGCTAAGCTGAAGGTGGGTCAGTACCTGCACTGCGTCATTAAAGAGGTGAAAGGCAACGGAGGAGTTGTTAGTCTGTCTGTTGGTCATTCAGAAGTTTCTACTGCCATTGCTGCTGAGGAGCAAAGCTGGACCCTTAATAACTTGCTACCTGGACTGGTGGTCAAAGCCCAGGTACAGAAG GTGACTCCACTTGGTCTTACACTCAACTTCCTCTCATTCTTCACTGGCCTGGTTGATTTTATGCACTTAGAGCCCAAGAAAGCTGGAACATACTTCTCAAATCAAGCA GTGAGGGCCTGTGTCCTCTGTGTCCATCCTCGGACCAGAGCTGTGCGGCTGAGCCTGCGCCCCGTCTTCCTGCAGCCTGGGCGCCCACTCACCCAGCTGTCTTGTCAGCACCTCGGAGCTGTCCTGGATGATGTTCCTGTCCAGGGCTTTTTCAGCAAGGCTGGGGCCACTTTCAGACTGAAGGATGGGTCTCTGGCCTATGCTCGG CTCAACCATCTCTCTGATTCTAAGAAAACCTTCAATCCTGAAGCCTTCAAGCCAGGAAACACTCACAAGTGTCGAATCATCAACTACAGCCAAATGGATGAACTGGCTTTGCTCTCTCTGCGGAC GTCTATTATTGAAGCTCAGTTCCTTGGATATCATGACATTAAACCTGGGGCATTGGTAAAG GGCACAGTGCTGACCATAAAGCCATATGGGATGTTGGTGAAGGTGAGTGAGCAGATCAGGGGCTTGGTGCCTCCCATGCACCTGGCCGACATCCCGATGAAGAATCCAGAGAAGAAGTACCACATCGGGGACGAAGTCACATGCCGG GTTTTGCTTTGTGACCCTGAAGCCAAGAAGCTGATGATGACCCTGAAGAAAACCCTGGTTGAGTCCAAACTACCTGCCATTACCTGTTACGACAACACTAAGCCTGGTCTGCAGACACATGGCTTCATCCTCAGGGTCAAGGACTACGGCTGCATTGTGAAGTTCTACAATGATGTGCAGGGACTGGTACCCAGGCATGAGCTCAGTGCTGAGTATGTCCCTGACCCAGAGAAGGTCTTTTACACTGGCCAG GTGGTGAAGGTTGCGGTGCTGAACTGTGAGCCATCCAAAGAGAGGATGCTCTTGTCCTTCAGGCTGTTGAGTGACCCAAAGAAAGAGCATGTGGGACAAagtcagaagaaaagaaaagccgtTAACGCTGGGCAG TTGGTGGATGTGAAGGTTTTAGAGAAGACGAAGGACGGGCTGGAGGTGACGGTCCTGCCCCACAACATCCCTGCTTTCCTTCCCACGTCTCACCTGTCCGACCACGTCGCCAACGGCCCCCTGTTACATCACTGGCTCCAGGCTGGTGACACCCTTCACAGAGTCCTGTGTCTGAGTCAGAGTGAGGGACATGTT CTCCTTTGTAGGAAGCCAGCTTTGGTCTCCACAGTAGAGGGAGGCCAGGATCCCAAGACCTTCTCAGAAATCCATCCTGGAATGCTGCTCATTGGCTTTGTGAAGAGCATCAAGGACTATGGTGTGTTCGTCCAGTTCCCCTCAGGCCTTAGCGGACTGGCCCCCAAAGCT ATCATGAGTGACAAATTTGTGACCTCCACAAGTGACCACTTCGTCGAGGGGCAGACGGTGGTTGCAAAGGTGACCAATGTGGACGAGGAAAAGCAGCGAATGCTGCTGTCGCTGCGGCTGTCGGACTGCACTCTGGGAGATCTGGCTAccaccagcctcctcctcctgagCCAGTGCCTGGAGGAGCGGCAGGGCGTACGCAGCCTCATGAGCAACCgag ACTCTGTGTTGATCCAGACGCTGGCTGAGATGACACCAGGGATGGTCCTTGACCTAGAGGTGCAAGAGGTGTTGGAAGATGGCTCTGTGTTGTTCAGTGAGGGCCCAGTGCCTGGTCTGGTCCTGAGAGCCAGCAAATACCATCGGGCAG GGCAGGAGGTGGAATCTGGGCAGAAAAAGAAGGCTGTGATCTTGAATGTTGACATGTTGAAGTTGGAAGTACACGTTTCCCTTTGCCACGATTTGGTGAATAGGAAAGCTAAAAAG CTGAAGAAAGGCAGTGAACACCAGGCGATTGTGCAGCACTTGGAGGAGTCCTTTGCCGTTGCTTCCTTGGTCGAGACTGGCCAcctggcagctttctctctgacctCTCATCTCAATGACACATTCCGCTTTGACTCGGAGAAGTTGCAAGTGGGACAGGGTGTCTCCCTAACTCTCAAGACCACGGAACCCGGAGTGACTGGCCTTCTCTTGGCTGTTGAGGGACCAGCTGCTAAGAGAACAATGAGACAGACCCGGAAGGACTCTGAGACGGTCGACGAGGATGATGAAGGGGATCCGTCCATGGTTGTAGGGTCTAAAAAGAAGCACACCCTCTCCATTGGGGACATGGTCACAGGGACTGTCAAGTCCATTAAGCCCACCCATGTGGTTGTGACCCTGGAAAATGGCATCACTGGCTGTATCCATGCCTCCCACATTCTAGATGACGTTCCAGAGGGCACATCTCCTACTGCCAGGCTGAAGGTTGGGAAGAAGGTCACTGCCCGCGTGATTGGAGGGCGAGACGTGAAGACGTCCAA GTTTCTCCCAATAAGTCATCCCAGGTTTATCCGAACCATCCCGGAGCTGAGTGTGCGGCCAAG TGTGCTGGAGAAGGATGGCCATGCTGCTCTCAACACTCACTCTGTTAGCCCTTTGGAGAAGATTAAACAGTACCAGGCTGGTCAGACCGTGACTTGCTTCTTGAAGAAG TACAACGTGATTAAGAAATGGCTCGAGGTGGAGATTGCTCCAGACATCCGGGGAAGAATTCCCATGTTGCTCATTTCTCTTAGCTTTAAG GTTCTGAAACATCCAGATAAGAAGTTCCAAATTGGCCAGGCCCTCAAGGCCACCGTGGTTGGTCCAGATTCCTCGAAGGCCTTCTTGTGTCTCTCACTCATAG GTCCTCACAAGCTTGAAAAGGGGGAAGTGGCCATGGGCCGAGTGGTGAAGGTGACCCCCAACAAGGGGCTGACTGTCTCCTTCCCCTTCGGGAGGATTGGAAGCGTCAGCATATTTCACGTGAGCGACTCCTACTCAGAGGCACCCCTGGAAGACTTCACCCCCGAGAAGATCGTCAG GTGTTATGTCCTGTCCACTGCAGACGAGGTATTGACTTTGTCGCTGCGATCGTCCAG GACAAACCCAGAGACGAAAAGCAAAGTACCGGATCCCGAGATTAACTCCATCCAGGACGTTCaggaggggcagctcctgaaggGCTATGTGAAGTCCGTGCAGCCACACGGCGTGCTCCTTGG CCTTGGCCCCTCAGTGGTGGGATTGGCCCAGTACCCACGTGTCTCCCAGCACAGCCCGTCCGAGAAAGCCCTTTATGAGAGATACCTCCCCGAAGGGAAGCTGCTCACAGCCAAGGTCCTAAG CGTGAACCACCAGAAGAACCTGGTTGAACTGTCGTTCCTCCCCAGCGACACTGGGAAGCCCGACGTGTTTCCTGCCTCCCCAGGACTGTCACCTCTAAAGCAAGGGGAGAAGCAAGTagaggtggaggagagagaccacaaaggaaaagaagggaaggagaagaagaagaagaaccagAAAAGGAGGGAGCAGCGGAACcagaaggggcaggaggaggcccagctgccgagcaaagagaagaaagagcCCCAGAAACCACCCGCAGAGAAGCAGGGCAAGCGGCCACATCGGGGGTCGGCAAGTGAGCAG GAAGGGGCAAACAAGAAGCAGAAGAAGGCCGAGGAGGACGACAGTGGCGTTGAAGTGTATTATcgggaaggagaagaggagatgGAAGAGATCAGTGTGCTGCCCAAG GGGACgcagaccaggccagcagaggtgcCCCGGCTGCAGCTGTCTTCCGGCTTCGTTTGGGACGTGGGGCTAGAATCTCTGACCCCGGCCTTGCCACCTCGAAGAGAGAGCTCAGACAGCGAGGAAGACGAGAAGCCACAGCAAACCACG aagaagaaaagcaagaagGAAAGGGAGCTGGAGAAGCAGAAAGCAGAGAAAGAGCTGTCCCGCATGGAGGAAGCACTGATGGACCCTGGGCGACAGCCAGAGTCAGCAGATGATTTTGACCGACTGGTGCTGAGCTCCCCCAACAGCTCCATCCTGTGGCTGCAGTACATGGCCTTCCACCTGCAGGCCACAGAGATCGAGAAGGCCCGGGCCGTGGCCGAGAGGGCTCTCAAGACCATCTCCTTCAG agaggagcaggagaagcTGAACGTGTGGGTGGCACTGCTGAACCTCGAGAACATGTACGGGTCTCAGGAGTCACTGACCAAGGTCTTCGAGCGGGCCGTGCAATACAATGAGCCTCTCAAGGTCTTTCTCCAGCTGGCTGACATCTACACCAAGTCAGAGAAGTTCCAG GAAGCTGGTGAACTCTACAACCGGATGCTGAAGCGTTTCCGGCAGGAGAAAGCTGTCTGGGTCAAATATGGGGCCTTCCTTCTGCgaaggggccaggctggggccagTCACCGTGTGATGCAGCGAGCCCTCGAGTGCCTGCCTCAAAAAGAGC ACGTGGATGTGATCTCCAAGTTCGCCCAGCTGGAGTTCCAGCTGGGGGATGCAGAGCGGGCCAAGGCTATTTTTGAGAACACACTGAGCACCTACCCAAAGCGCACGGATGTCTGGTCGGTCTACATCGACATGACCATCAAGcatggcagccagaaggaagtcCG GGACATCTTCGAGCGCGTCATTCACCTGAGTCTGGCCCCCAAGCGAATGAAATTCTTCTTCAAGCGCTACCTGGACTATGAGAAGCAACACGGCACCGAGAAGGACGTGCAGGCAGTGAAGGCGAAGGCCCTGGACTACGTGGAGGCTAAGAGCTCCGTGTTGGAGGACTAG
- the PDCD11 gene encoding protein RRP5 homolog isoform X1, giving the protein MATMEESFPRGGTRKTHKSEIAPQQSVEQDNLFDISTEEESIKRKKSQKGPAKTKKLKIEKRESSKSIEEKFEILSIESLCEGMRILGCVKEVNELELVISLPNGLQGFVQVTEISDAYTKKLNEQVEQEEPLKDLASLPELFSPGMLVRCVVSSLGITEKGKKSVKLSLNPQNVNKVLSAEALKPGMLLTGTVSSLEDHGYLVDIGVGGARAFLPLQKAQEYIRQKNKGAKLKVGQYLHCVIKEVKGNGGVVSLSVGHSEVSTAIAAEEQSWTLNNLLPGLVVKAQVQKVTPLGLTLNFLSFFTGLVDFMHLEPKKAGTYFSNQAVRACVLCVHPRTRAVRLSLRPVFLQPGRPLTQLSCQHLGAVLDDVPVQGFFSKAGATFRLKDGSLAYARLNHLSDSKKTFNPEAFKPGNTHKCRIINYSQMDELALLSLRTSIIEAQFLGYHDIKPGALVKGTVLTIKPYGMLVKVSEQIRGLVPPMHLADIPMKNPEKKYHIGDEVTCRVLLCDPEAKKLMMTLKKTLVESKLPAITCYDNTKPGLQTHGFILRVKDYGCIVKFYNDVQGLVPRHELSAEYVPDPEKVFYTGQVVKVAVLNCEPSKERMLLSFRLLSDPKKEHVGQSQKKRKAVNAGQLVDVKVLEKTKDGLEVTVLPHNIPAFLPTSHLSDHVANGPLLHHWLQAGDTLHRVLCLSQSEGHVLLCRKPALVSTVEGGQDPKTFSEIHPGMLLIGFVKSIKDYGVFVQFPSGLSGLAPKAIMSDKFVTSTSDHFVEGQTVVAKVTNVDEEKQRMLLSLRLSDCTLGDLATTSLLLLSQCLEERQGVRSLMSNRDSVLIQTLAEMTPGMVLDLEVQEVLEDGSVLFSEGPVPGLVLRASKYHRAGQEVESGQKKKAVILNVDMLKLEVHVSLCHDLVNRKAKKLKKGSEHQAIVQHLEESFAVASLVETGHLAAFSLTSHLNDTFRFDSEKLQVGQGVSLTLKTTEPGVTGLLLAVEGPAAKRTMRQTRKDSETVDEDDEGDPSMVVGSKKKHTLSIGDMVTGTVKSIKPTHVVVTLENGITGCIHASHILDDVPEGTSPTARLKVGKKVTARVIGGRDVKTSKFLPISHPRFIRTIPELSVRPSVLEKDGHAALNTHSVSPLEKIKQYQAGQTVTCFLKKYNVIKKWLEVEIAPDIRGRIPMLLISLSFKVLKHPDKKFQIGQALKATVVGPDSSKAFLCLSLIGPHKLEKGEVAMGRVVKVTPNKGLTVSFPFGRIGSVSIFHVSDSYSEAPLEDFTPEKIVRCYVLSTADEVLTLSLRSSRTNPETKSKVPDPEINSIQDVQEGQLLKGYVKSVQPHGVLLGLGPSVVGLAQYPRVSQHSPSEKALYERYLPEGKLLTAKVLSVNHQKNLVELSFLPSDTGKPDVFPASPGLSPLKQGEKQVEVEERDHKGKEGKEKKKKNQKRREQRNQKGQEEAQLPSKEKKEPQKPPAEKQGKRPHRGSASEQEGANKKQKKAEEDDSGVEVYYREGEEEMEEISVLPKGTQTRPAEVPRLQLSSGFVWDVGLESLTPALPPRRESSDSEEDEKPQQTTQKKKSKKERELEKQKAEKELSRMEEALMDPGRQPESADDFDRLVLSSPNSSILWLQYMAFHLQATEIEKARAVAERALKTISFREEQEKLNVWVALLNLENMYGSQESLTKVFERAVQYNEPLKVFLQLADIYTKSEKFQEAGELYNRMLKRFRQEKAVWVKYGAFLLRRGQAGASHRVMQRALECLPQKEHVDVISKFAQLEFQLGDAERAKAIFENTLSTYPKRTDVWSVYIDMTIKHGSQKEVRDIFERVIHLSLAPKRMKFFFKRYLDYEKQHGTEKDVQAVKAKALDYVEAKSSVLED; this is encoded by the exons ATGGCAACCATGGAAGAAAGCTTCCCCCGTGGGGGTACAAGGAAGACCCACAAATCAGAGATAGCGCCCCAGCAGTCAGTTGAACAAGACAACTTGTTTGAT ATTTCTACTGAAGAGGAAtccatcaaaaggaaaaaaagccagAAAGGgccagcaaaaacaaaaaagttgaaaattgaaaagagagaaagcagcAAGTCTATAGAAGAGAAGTTTGAAATCCTTAGTATTGAG TCCCTGTGTGAGGGGATGCGGATTTTGGGGTGTGTGAAAGAGGTAAATGAACTGGAACTGGTGATTAGTCTCCCCAATGGTCTCCAGGGGTTCGTGCAAGTAACTGAGATCAGTGATGCTTACACAAAAAAACTGAATGAGCAGGTGGAGCAAGAGGAACCTCTAAAG GACCTGGCCAGCTTGCCTGAACTGTTCTCTCCTGGGATGCTAGTGAGATGTGTGGTGAGCAGTCTGGGCATCacagagaaaggcaaaaaaaGTGTCAAGCTATCTCTGAACCCCCAAAATGTCAACAAAGTGCTGAGTGCGGAGGCCCTGAAGCCTGGCATG TTGCTCACAGGCACTGTGTCTAGTCTAGAAGACCATGGCTACCTAGTGGACATTGGTGTTGGTGGGGCCAGAGCTTTCCTGCCACTGCAAAAAGCCCAGGAGTATATCAGACAGAAGAACAAAG GTGCTAAGCTGAAGGTGGGTCAGTACCTGCACTGCGTCATTAAAGAGGTGAAAGGCAACGGAGGAGTTGTTAGTCTGTCTGTTGGTCATTCAGAAGTTTCTACTGCCATTGCTGCTGAGGAGCAAAGCTGGACCCTTAATAACTTGCTACCTGGACTGGTGGTCAAAGCCCAGGTACAGAAG GTGACTCCACTTGGTCTTACACTCAACTTCCTCTCATTCTTCACTGGCCTGGTTGATTTTATGCACTTAGAGCCCAAGAAAGCTGGAACATACTTCTCAAATCAAGCA GTGAGGGCCTGTGTCCTCTGTGTCCATCCTCGGACCAGAGCTGTGCGGCTGAGCCTGCGCCCCGTCTTCCTGCAGCCTGGGCGCCCACTCACCCAGCTGTCTTGTCAGCACCTCGGAGCTGTCCTGGATGATGTTCCTGTCCAGGGCTTTTTCAGCAAGGCTGGGGCCACTTTCAGACTGAAGGATGGGTCTCTGGCCTATGCTCGG CTCAACCATCTCTCTGATTCTAAGAAAACCTTCAATCCTGAAGCCTTCAAGCCAGGAAACACTCACAAGTGTCGAATCATCAACTACAGCCAAATGGATGAACTGGCTTTGCTCTCTCTGCGGAC GTCTATTATTGAAGCTCAGTTCCTTGGATATCATGACATTAAACCTGGGGCATTGGTAAAG GGCACAGTGCTGACCATAAAGCCATATGGGATGTTGGTGAAGGTGAGTGAGCAGATCAGGGGCTTGGTGCCTCCCATGCACCTGGCCGACATCCCGATGAAGAATCCAGAGAAGAAGTACCACATCGGGGACGAAGTCACATGCCGG GTTTTGCTTTGTGACCCTGAAGCCAAGAAGCTGATGATGACCCTGAAGAAAACCCTGGTTGAGTCCAAACTACCTGCCATTACCTGTTACGACAACACTAAGCCTGGTCTGCAGACACATGGCTTCATCCTCAGGGTCAAGGACTACGGCTGCATTGTGAAGTTCTACAATGATGTGCAGGGACTGGTACCCAGGCATGAGCTCAGTGCTGAGTATGTCCCTGACCCAGAGAAGGTCTTTTACACTGGCCAG GTGGTGAAGGTTGCGGTGCTGAACTGTGAGCCATCCAAAGAGAGGATGCTCTTGTCCTTCAGGCTGTTGAGTGACCCAAAGAAAGAGCATGTGGGACAAagtcagaagaaaagaaaagccgtTAACGCTGGGCAG TTGGTGGATGTGAAGGTTTTAGAGAAGACGAAGGACGGGCTGGAGGTGACGGTCCTGCCCCACAACATCCCTGCTTTCCTTCCCACGTCTCACCTGTCCGACCACGTCGCCAACGGCCCCCTGTTACATCACTGGCTCCAGGCTGGTGACACCCTTCACAGAGTCCTGTGTCTGAGTCAGAGTGAGGGACATGTT CTCCTTTGTAGGAAGCCAGCTTTGGTCTCCACAGTAGAGGGAGGCCAGGATCCCAAGACCTTCTCAGAAATCCATCCTGGAATGCTGCTCATTGGCTTTGTGAAGAGCATCAAGGACTATGGTGTGTTCGTCCAGTTCCCCTCAGGCCTTAGCGGACTGGCCCCCAAAGCT ATCATGAGTGACAAATTTGTGACCTCCACAAGTGACCACTTCGTCGAGGGGCAGACGGTGGTTGCAAAGGTGACCAATGTGGACGAGGAAAAGCAGCGAATGCTGCTGTCGCTGCGGCTGTCGGACTGCACTCTGGGAGATCTGGCTAccaccagcctcctcctcctgagCCAGTGCCTGGAGGAGCGGCAGGGCGTACGCAGCCTCATGAGCAACCgag ACTCTGTGTTGATCCAGACGCTGGCTGAGATGACACCAGGGATGGTCCTTGACCTAGAGGTGCAAGAGGTGTTGGAAGATGGCTCTGTGTTGTTCAGTGAGGGCCCAGTGCCTGGTCTGGTCCTGAGAGCCAGCAAATACCATCGGGCAG GGCAGGAGGTGGAATCTGGGCAGAAAAAGAAGGCTGTGATCTTGAATGTTGACATGTTGAAGTTGGAAGTACACGTTTCCCTTTGCCACGATTTGGTGAATAGGAAAGCTAAAAAG CTGAAGAAAGGCAGTGAACACCAGGCGATTGTGCAGCACTTGGAGGAGTCCTTTGCCGTTGCTTCCTTGGTCGAGACTGGCCAcctggcagctttctctctgacctCTCATCTCAATGACACATTCCGCTTTGACTCGGAGAAGTTGCAAGTGGGACAGGGTGTCTCCCTAACTCTCAAGACCACGGAACCCGGAGTGACTGGCCTTCTCTTGGCTGTTGAGGGACCAGCTGCTAAGAGAACAATGAGACAGACCCGGAAGGACTCTGAGACGGTCGACGAGGATGATGAAGGGGATCCGTCCATGGTTGTAGGGTCTAAAAAGAAGCACACCCTCTCCATTGGGGACATGGTCACAGGGACTGTCAAGTCCATTAAGCCCACCCATGTGGTTGTGACCCTGGAAAATGGCATCACTGGCTGTATCCATGCCTCCCACATTCTAGATGACGTTCCAGAGGGCACATCTCCTACTGCCAGGCTGAAGGTTGGGAAGAAGGTCACTGCCCGCGTGATTGGAGGGCGAGACGTGAAGACGTCCAA GTTTCTCCCAATAAGTCATCCCAGGTTTATCCGAACCATCCCGGAGCTGAGTGTGCGGCCAAG TGTGCTGGAGAAGGATGGCCATGCTGCTCTCAACACTCACTCTGTTAGCCCTTTGGAGAAGATTAAACAGTACCAGGCTGGTCAGACCGTGACTTGCTTCTTGAAGAAG TACAACGTGATTAAGAAATGGCTCGAGGTGGAGATTGCTCCAGACATCCGGGGAAGAATTCCCATGTTGCTCATTTCTCTTAGCTTTAAG GTTCTGAAACATCCAGATAAGAAGTTCCAAATTGGCCAGGCCCTCAAGGCCACCGTGGTTGGTCCAGATTCCTCGAAGGCCTTCTTGTGTCTCTCACTCATAG GTCCTCACAAGCTTGAAAAGGGGGAAGTGGCCATGGGCCGAGTGGTGAAGGTGACCCCCAACAAGGGGCTGACTGTCTCCTTCCCCTTCGGGAGGATTGGAAGCGTCAGCATATTTCACGTGAGCGACTCCTACTCAGAGGCACCCCTGGAAGACTTCACCCCCGAGAAGATCGTCAG GTGTTATGTCCTGTCCACTGCAGACGAGGTATTGACTTTGTCGCTGCGATCGTCCAG GACAAACCCAGAGACGAAAAGCAAAGTACCGGATCCCGAGATTAACTCCATCCAGGACGTTCaggaggggcagctcctgaaggGCTATGTGAAGTCCGTGCAGCCACACGGCGTGCTCCTTGG CCTTGGCCCCTCAGTGGTGGGATTGGCCCAGTACCCACGTGTCTCCCAGCACAGCCCGTCCGAGAAAGCCCTTTATGAGAGATACCTCCCCGAAGGGAAGCTGCTCACAGCCAAGGTCCTAAG CGTGAACCACCAGAAGAACCTGGTTGAACTGTCGTTCCTCCCCAGCGACACTGGGAAGCCCGACGTGTTTCCTGCCTCCCCAGGACTGTCACCTCTAAAGCAAGGGGAGAAGCAAGTagaggtggaggagagagaccacaaaggaaaagaagggaaggagaagaagaagaagaaccagAAAAGGAGGGAGCAGCGGAACcagaaggggcaggaggaggcccagctgccgagcaaagagaagaaagagcCCCAGAAACCACCCGCAGAGAAGCAGGGCAAGCGGCCACATCGGGGGTCGGCAAGTGAGCAG GAAGGGGCAAACAAGAAGCAGAAGAAGGCCGAGGAGGACGACAGTGGCGTTGAAGTGTATTATcgggaaggagaagaggagatgGAAGAGATCAGTGTGCTGCCCAAG GGGACgcagaccaggccagcagaggtgcCCCGGCTGCAGCTGTCTTCCGGCTTCGTTTGGGACGTGGGGCTAGAATCTCTGACCCCGGCCTTGCCACCTCGAAGAGAGAGCTCAGACAGCGAGGAAGACGAGAAGCCACAGCAAACCACG cagaagaagaaaagcaagaagGAAAGGGAGCTGGAGAAGCAGAAAGCAGAGAAAGAGCTGTCCCGCATGGAGGAAGCACTGATGGACCCTGGGCGACAGCCAGAGTCAGCAGATGATTTTGACCGACTGGTGCTGAGCTCCCCCAACAGCTCCATCCTGTGGCTGCAGTACATGGCCTTCCACCTGCAGGCCACAGAGATCGAGAAGGCCCGGGCCGTGGCCGAGAGGGCTCTCAAGACCATCTCCTTCAG agaggagcaggagaagcTGAACGTGTGGGTGGCACTGCTGAACCTCGAGAACATGTACGGGTCTCAGGAGTCACTGACCAAGGTCTTCGAGCGGGCCGTGCAATACAATGAGCCTCTCAAGGTCTTTCTCCAGCTGGCTGACATCTACACCAAGTCAGAGAAGTTCCAG GAAGCTGGTGAACTCTACAACCGGATGCTGAAGCGTTTCCGGCAGGAGAAAGCTGTCTGGGTCAAATATGGGGCCTTCCTTCTGCgaaggggccaggctggggccagTCACCGTGTGATGCAGCGAGCCCTCGAGTGCCTGCCTCAAAAAGAGC ACGTGGATGTGATCTCCAAGTTCGCCCAGCTGGAGTTCCAGCTGGGGGATGCAGAGCGGGCCAAGGCTATTTTTGAGAACACACTGAGCACCTACCCAAAGCGCACGGATGTCTGGTCGGTCTACATCGACATGACCATCAAGcatggcagccagaaggaagtcCG GGACATCTTCGAGCGCGTCATTCACCTGAGTCTGGCCCCCAAGCGAATGAAATTCTTCTTCAAGCGCTACCTGGACTATGAGAAGCAACACGGCACCGAGAAGGACGTGCAGGCAGTGAAGGCGAAGGCCCTGGACTACGTGGAGGCTAAGAGCTCCGTGTTGGAGGACTAG